The proteins below are encoded in one region of Bosea sp. BIWAKO-01:
- a CDS encoding ChbG/HpnK family deacetylase, whose product MTIRFVLCADDFAMTEGVSRSILELLALGKLSATGAMTNRPHWQHLATELGSFSGRADLGLHLNLTCAAPLGPMQRVAPAGMLPRLGDLARAAATSAAARAEIAGEIGRQLEAFEDALGRAPDFVDGHQHVHVLPGVRGAVLRAIQRRYPEGTVYLRDPADSARAIRQRGVAVGKALVIAGLAVGLRSQALRRGIPVNRGFSGVSPFDSERDFGADLRHFLIAPGAAHLVMCHPGHIDDELARLDPVIATRALEHAALAAFVPPPGFRIARFSELF is encoded by the coding sequence ATGACGATCCGTTTCGTTCTTTGCGCTGATGATTTTGCCATGACCGAAGGCGTAAGCCGTTCGATCCTGGAATTGCTTGCGCTTGGAAAGCTCTCGGCGACGGGCGCCATGACAAACCGGCCGCATTGGCAGCACCTTGCCACCGAACTGGGCAGCTTTTCCGGCAGGGCTGATCTCGGGCTGCATCTCAATCTGACCTGTGCTGCCCCGCTTGGGCCGATGCAGCGGGTCGCGCCGGCAGGCATGCTCCCAAGGCTCGGCGATCTCGCGCGGGCCGCGGCGACCTCGGCCGCAGCCCGCGCTGAGATCGCGGGCGAGATCGGCCGTCAGCTCGAAGCCTTCGAGGACGCGCTGGGCCGCGCCCCGGATTTCGTCGACGGCCATCAGCACGTCCATGTGCTGCCAGGCGTCCGCGGAGCGGTGCTGCGGGCGATCCAGCGCCGCTACCCGGAAGGGACGGTCTATTTGCGCGATCCGGCGGACTCGGCCCGGGCGATCCGCCAGCGCGGGGTGGCGGTAGGCAAGGCACTGGTGATCGCTGGTCTGGCGGTGGGCCTGCGCTCGCAGGCCTTGCGGCGCGGGATCCCGGTCAACCGGGGCTTCTCCGGCGTTTCGCCATTCGATTCCGAACGCGACTTCGGTGCGGATCTGCGCCATTTCCTGATCGCGCCCGGAGCGGCACATCTTGTGATGTGTCATCCCGGACATATCGACGACGAACTGGCGAGGCTCGATCCGGTCATCGCCACGCGCGCGCTCGAACACGCTGCCCTTGCCGCATTCGTGCCCCCGCCGGGCTTCAGGATCGCGCGCTTCTCGGAGCTGTTTTGA
- a CDS encoding methyl-accepting chemotaxis protein: MVASKRAARTRGSLSLGSRIAGAAIAIVAAAILILVIVASRYNQAQTRDDLEHKIAALTSMVTNAAPALILSRDTTTLGYILESLRQDPDFNAGFVADDIVALASAGESTESRLSLTPRSLAAALGREPWDALKERDTLQLEDQVYLVQFRSVRIGPNQKQVGYVAVRFDKTRLNARASFEQFVTIGIGVLILLILGPLLWVSLSRTMRPLKSMTQAIVSISDGKLDTPIDAADRSDEIGAIAQALSVLKVRLGERAALQEAQHVTEAERRYQQRRVDESIALFRGEVGAALEAFKNNAERMSEASDGLARVAAESSGRAARAAQNSHGASANVESAAQAAEEMGAAIREVEFQIRHVRTEIVEAASASRDTAGSVQALDETARAIGEVVNLIRDIAAQTNLLALNATIEAARAGDAGRGFAVVASEVKSLAAQTADATDRIVTQVGAIQGATGEVVGAILNIANRMGAIENFTNAVATSIEQQAIATGEIASGVAMASSSALSVSSDLSVLADSVEETGQSAGQVRDAAGEVAAQALRLRATVDQFLHSVAA; this comes from the coding sequence ATGGTTGCATCGAAGCGCGCGGCTCGAACACGTGGTTCGCTCTCGCTCGGCAGCAGGATCGCTGGAGCGGCGATTGCCATCGTCGCGGCGGCCATCCTCATCCTCGTGATCGTGGCATCACGCTATAATCAGGCCCAGACCCGCGACGACCTCGAGCATAAGATCGCCGCGCTGACCAGCATGGTCACGAATGCGGCTCCGGCGCTGATCCTGTCCCGTGACACCACGACACTGGGATACATCCTCGAATCCCTGCGTCAGGATCCCGATTTCAATGCAGGCTTCGTCGCCGATGACATCGTTGCCCTGGCGAGCGCCGGCGAATCGACCGAGAGCAGGCTTTCGCTCACCCCGCGTTCATTGGCGGCGGCACTTGGGCGCGAGCCCTGGGACGCCTTGAAGGAGCGCGATACTCTTCAGCTCGAGGATCAGGTCTACCTTGTCCAGTTTCGTTCGGTGCGGATTGGGCCGAACCAGAAGCAGGTCGGCTATGTCGCCGTCCGGTTCGACAAGACCCGCCTCAATGCGCGGGCCTCCTTCGAGCAGTTCGTCACGATCGGCATCGGCGTTCTGATCCTGCTCATTCTCGGGCCGCTGCTCTGGGTTTCCCTGTCGCGCACGATGCGGCCGCTGAAGAGCATGACCCAGGCCATTGTCAGCATCTCCGACGGCAAGCTCGATACACCGATCGACGCGGCGGACCGGAGCGACGAGATCGGCGCGATCGCGCAGGCGCTCAGCGTGCTCAAGGTCCGGCTGGGAGAGCGTGCGGCCCTCCAGGAGGCCCAGCACGTCACCGAGGCCGAACGCCGCTACCAGCAGCGCCGCGTCGACGAATCGATTGCCCTGTTCCGGGGCGAGGTCGGTGCGGCGCTGGAGGCATTCAAGAACAACGCCGAACGGATGAGCGAAGCGTCGGATGGTCTGGCGCGTGTTGCGGCAGAGTCGTCGGGACGCGCGGCCCGCGCCGCCCAGAACTCGCACGGGGCCTCGGCCAATGTCGAAAGCGCCGCACAGGCCGCCGAAGAGATGGGCGCGGCCATCCGCGAGGTCGAGTTTCAGATCCGGCATGTCCGCACCGAGATCGTCGAGGCCGCCTCGGCCTCGCGCGACACCGCGGGTTCGGTACAAGCATTGGACGAAACGGCTCGCGCGATCGGCGAGGTGGTGAACCTGATCCGGGACATCGCCGCACAGACGAACCTGCTGGCGCTCAACGCGACGATCGAGGCTGCGCGCGCCGGCGACGCGGGGCGTGGCTTCGCGGTCGTCGCGTCGGAGGTGAAGAGTCTTGCGGCGCAGACGGCGGATGCGACCGATCGGATCGTGACACAGGTTGGCGCCATCCAGGGGGCGACGGGTGAGGTCGTCGGCGCCATTTTGAACATCGCCAACCGAATGGGCGCGATCGAGAACTTCACGAACGCGGTCGCGACCTCGATCGAGCAGCAGGCGATCGCGACCGGCGAGATTGCCAGCGGCGTTGCGATGGCAAGCTCGTCAGCGCTGTCGGTGTCGAGCGATCTCAGCGTGCTCGCGGACAGCGTCGAGGAGACCGGACAATCCGCGGGGCAGGTTCGGGATGCCGCTGGCGAGGTTGCGGCCCAGGCATTGCGACTTCGCGCGACGGTCGACCAGTTCCTGCACAGCGTGGCGGCTTGA
- a CDS encoding TerC family protein — MDFTAASLADPLLWGKLFEIIVLNIVLSGDNAVVIALACRALAPAQRTRGIALGAIVAVLLRVVFTVVVASLLSAPFLRIAGAVLLFWIAVKLVLEDGEGDEDAIAASSKLWKAVQTVAIADIVMSLDNVLAIAAVAKDSIPLLVAGLVISIPLIVVGASLITRLLAQFPLLVWAGAGLLGWVAGEMLDSDPWFASNFGAAMMHQLEYPAAILGALLVLGLGYWLKSRRPDPAT, encoded by the coding sequence ATGGATTTCACCGCTGCTTCGCTGGCCGATCCCCTCCTCTGGGGCAAGCTCTTCGAAATCATCGTGCTGAACATCGTGCTGTCGGGCGACAACGCGGTTGTGATCGCGCTCGCCTGTCGGGCGCTGGCACCGGCGCAACGCACCAGGGGCATTGCGCTTGGTGCCATTGTCGCCGTGCTGCTGCGGGTCGTGTTCACGGTCGTTGTCGCCTCGCTGCTGAGCGCGCCTTTCCTGCGCATCGCCGGCGCTGTGCTGCTGTTCTGGATCGCCGTGAAGCTGGTTCTGGAGGATGGCGAGGGTGACGAGGACGCCATCGCCGCCAGCAGCAAGCTCTGGAAGGCCGTTCAGACGGTTGCGATCGCCGATATCGTCATGAGCCTCGACAATGTCCTGGCGATCGCTGCCGTCGCCAAGGATTCGATCCCGCTCCTGGTCGCGGGGCTGGTGATCTCGATCCCGCTGATCGTCGTCGGCGCTTCTCTGATCACCCGCCTGCTGGCCCAGTTCCCGCTCCTGGTGTGGGCGGGGGCCGGGCTGCTCGGCTGGGTCGCGGGCGAGATGCTCGATAGCGACCCCTGGTTCGCATCGAACTTCGGTGCAGCAATGATGCACCAGCTTGAATATCCGGCGGCGATCCTTGGAGCGCTGCTGGTTCTCGGCCTTGGCTATTGGCTGAAATCACGCCGGCCCGACCCGGCAACTTGA
- a CDS encoding nitronate monooxygenase family protein, translating to MARLATRLTERFGIDHPILSAPMALAGGGALAAAVTRAGGLGLIGGGYGDDAWLDQQFAAAGNTRTGCGFITWSLARQPHLLGKVLEHQPAALMLSFGDSAPFSDEIAAAGVPMICQCQSIAHVRQALQAGAAVIVAQGAEAGGHGHARGTLPFVPEVADLLARESPDTLLLAAGGIADGRGLAAALMLGADGVLVGTRFWASREALVHANHHAAAVAATGDETVRSSLPDIVRQLDWPRPFDIRVSANAFIAKWVGRDHELKGAIETEAPAYKAAFTAGDPQNAAVIFGEAAGLISDIPTAAEIVERMVTEAAACIRSGAARLRT from the coding sequence GTGGCGCGCCTCGCCACCCGGCTCACCGAGCGCTTCGGGATCGATCATCCGATCCTGTCCGCGCCGATGGCTCTGGCCGGGGGCGGGGCGTTGGCCGCCGCTGTGACGCGCGCCGGCGGGCTGGGCCTGATCGGCGGCGGTTACGGTGACGATGCCTGGCTGGACCAGCAATTCGCCGCGGCCGGCAATACCCGGACCGGCTGCGGCTTCATCACCTGGTCGCTTGCCAGGCAGCCGCATCTGCTTGGCAAGGTTTTGGAGCATCAGCCTGCGGCGCTGATGCTCTCCTTTGGCGATTCCGCGCCTTTTTCGGACGAGATCGCGGCGGCTGGCGTGCCGATGATCTGCCAGTGCCAGTCGATTGCTCATGTCCGGCAGGCGCTGCAGGCAGGCGCGGCCGTTATCGTCGCGCAGGGCGCCGAAGCCGGTGGGCACGGTCATGCGCGCGGGACCCTGCCTTTCGTGCCGGAAGTGGCCGATCTGCTTGCACGTGAAAGCCCCGATACCTTGCTGCTGGCTGCGGGCGGCATCGCCGATGGCCGTGGGCTCGCGGCGGCCCTGATGTTGGGGGCGGACGGCGTTCTGGTCGGCACGCGTTTCTGGGCGAGCCGCGAGGCGTTGGTTCACGCCAATCACCATGCGGCGGCCGTTGCCGCGACGGGGGACGAGACCGTGCGCTCCTCGCTGCCCGACATCGTCCGCCAGCTCGACTGGCCAAGACCGTTCGATATCCGTGTCAGCGCCAACGCCTTCATTGCGAAATGGGTTGGCCGGGATCATGAACTCAAGGGCGCGATCGAAACGGAGGCCCCGGCCTACAAGGCGGCTTTCACGGCCGGCGATCCGCAGAACGCCGCGGTGATATTCGGTGAGGCCGCCGGGTTGATTTCGGATATCCCGACGGCAGCCGAGATCGTCGAGCGCATGGTTACGGAAGCCGCCGCCTGCATTCGCTCCGGAGCAGCTCGGCTCAGGACCTGA
- a CDS encoding branched-chain amino acid aminotransferase, giving the protein MAWYSQTWSWFEGEWHEGNPGIMGPRTHASWLASTVFDGARYFEDKAPDLDKHAARVNRSAHVLGLKATMSAEEIIAKTYEGAKKFAPGTALYVKPMYWGEADGLSTIMADPESTKFCLCLFEAPMPVPSNGFSVTQGAYRRPTLETMPTDSKAGCLYPNNARVLRAAKAAGFDNALVLDMLGNVAETATSNIFMAKDGVVKTPVANGTFLNGITRQRVISLLRQDGITVEETSLRYSDFEQADEIFISGNYSKVMPVSRIDNTALQPGPLFRKARELYMDFTHSKTA; this is encoded by the coding sequence ATGGCTTGGTATTCGCAAACCTGGAGCTGGTTCGAAGGTGAATGGCATGAGGGAAATCCGGGCATCATGGGCCCGCGGACCCATGCCAGCTGGCTGGCTTCGACCGTCTTCGACGGGGCTCGCTACTTCGAGGACAAGGCGCCCGATCTCGACAAACATGCTGCCCGCGTAAACCGCTCGGCCCATGTGCTCGGACTGAAGGCGACGATGTCGGCTGAGGAGATCATCGCCAAGACCTATGAAGGCGCGAAGAAATTCGCCCCGGGCACGGCGCTCTATGTCAAGCCGATGTATTGGGGCGAGGCAGACGGCCTCTCGACCATCATGGCCGACCCTGAGTCGACCAAGTTCTGCCTCTGCCTCTTCGAGGCCCCGATGCCGGTGCCGTCGAACGGCTTCTCGGTGACGCAGGGCGCCTATCGCCGCCCCACGCTCGAGACCATGCCGACGGACTCGAAGGCGGGCTGCCTCTACCCCAACAATGCCCGTGTCCTGCGCGCCGCCAAGGCGGCCGGTTTCGACAACGCGCTGGTGCTCGACATGCTCGGCAATGTCGCGGAGACGGCGACGTCCAACATCTTCATGGCCAAGGACGGCGTTGTGAAGACCCCGGTCGCGAACGGCACCTTCCTGAACGGCATTACGCGCCAGCGCGTCATTTCGCTGCTGCGCCAGGACGGTATCACGGTCGAAGAGACCAGCCTGCGCTACAGCGATTTCGAGCAGGCCGACGAGATCTTCATCTCCGGCAACTACTCGAAGGTCATGCCGGTTTCCCGGATCGACAACACCGCGCTCCAGCCCGGGCCGCTGTTCCGCAAGGCGCGCGAACTCTACATGGACTTCACGCACTCCAAGACCGCCTAG
- a CDS encoding 4'-phosphopantetheinyl transferase superfamily protein, translating to MLWLTSIDAKASTLPAVWLIPTSERPANLMERARLRRSVAGLVLDHQLGQPAATIEIGHDERGRPLLARPAGQGLHLSLATRAGIVAVGLAERPIGVDVERVEQGTEPPLAVLHPTERDILLALPAAERPLAFAQLWSAKEAYVKALGTGFAHAPERFCVRFLAEGFFTVEDAGVRSIGLGAARLMKNGDQEDLAAAIVVVA from the coding sequence ATGCTCTGGCTGACCTCGATCGATGCAAAGGCCTCCACACTCCCCGCCGTCTGGCTGATCCCGACCAGCGAGCGCCCGGCCAATCTGATGGAACGCGCACGGCTCAGACGTAGCGTGGCTGGGCTCGTGCTGGACCACCAGCTCGGCCAGCCCGCCGCCACCATTGAGATCGGCCATGACGAGCGGGGCCGGCCCCTGCTCGCGCGCCCCGCCGGCCAAGGCCTGCATCTTTCTCTCGCGACACGCGCAGGTATTGTTGCCGTGGGCCTTGCCGAGCGGCCGATCGGCGTCGATGTCGAGCGGGTGGAACAGGGAACAGAGCCGCCGCTGGCCGTGCTGCACCCCACCGAAAGGGACATTCTGCTTGCCCTGCCTGCGGCTGAAAGACCGCTCGCTTTCGCGCAGCTCTGGAGCGCGAAGGAGGCCTATGTGAAGGCACTGGGCACGGGCTTCGCACACGCGCCCGAACGCTTCTGCGTGAGATTCCTGGCGGAAGGATTCTTCACGGTCGAGGACGCTGGCGTTCGCTCCATCGGTCTCGGAGCGGCCCGCCTCATGAAAAACGGCGACCAGGAAGACCTGGCCGCCGCAATTGTCGTTGTTGCCTGA
- a CDS encoding AzlC family ABC transporter permease: MTSSPDPLPKEARAPVTWRGMILGVRKISVVLPGIIVFAVAFGAAAAAKGLSLLETVMMSAIVYAGVAQLVAMELWRPEWTWGAIAGLAAVTATVNARMVLQGASLQPWFSRFPRALNALHLFFFTDANWLVGTRYHAEGGRDLGVLIGGGLLLWVVWVLATVPGYLLGSLVSDPRRYGIDLVMPIFFAAMIVPLWRGRRAARPWLVAGIVALVTAKLVDGYAFIIVGALSGAVAGAFLDDAA; this comes from the coding sequence ATGACGTCGTCACCCGACCCACTCCCAAAGGAAGCGCGCGCGCCCGTGACCTGGCGGGGCATGATCCTGGGAGTCCGCAAGATTTCCGTGGTGCTCCCGGGCATCATCGTTTTCGCGGTTGCCTTCGGCGCTGCCGCTGCGGCGAAAGGCCTGAGCCTGCTGGAAACCGTGATGATGAGCGCGATCGTCTATGCCGGGGTCGCGCAGCTCGTGGCGATGGAACTCTGGCGGCCGGAATGGACCTGGGGGGCGATTGCCGGCCTTGCAGCCGTCACCGCGACGGTGAATGCGCGGATGGTGCTCCAAGGTGCATCGCTTCAGCCCTGGTTCTCGCGTTTTCCGCGGGCCCTCAACGCCTTGCATCTGTTCTTCTTCACCGATGCGAACTGGCTGGTCGGAACGCGCTATCACGCCGAGGGTGGGCGCGATCTCGGCGTGCTGATCGGCGGCGGGCTCCTGCTCTGGGTTGTCTGGGTTCTTGCCACCGTGCCGGGATATCTGCTCGGCTCTTTGGTGAGTGATCCGCGACGCTATGGCATCGATCTCGTGATGCCGATCTTCTTTGCCGCGATGATCGTGCCGCTTTGGCGTGGCCGGAGGGCGGCGCGGCCCTGGCTGGTTGCGGGCATCGTGGCGCTCGTTACGGCCAAGCTGGTCGATGGCTATGCCTTCATCATCGTCGGAGCGCTCTCTGGCGCGGTCGCTGGAGCTTTCCTCGATGACGCTGCCTGA
- the murJ gene encoding murein biosynthesis integral membrane protein MurJ — protein MFRKILSVGGFTLLSRLSGFLRDIALAAVLGAGAMMDAFSVALRLPNHFRAIFGEGAFNQAYIPAYARIRQQTGDAAAALFANRVFTLNLIVQVVLLALALPLMPEVVRLLAPGFANDPQRFELAVALTRITFPYLLFITLVTLLAANLNAVDRFAAAAAAPVLLNICLIAALFIAFLFPSAAYAAAWGVAVAGLLEWLLLVLAARQAGVSAALTRPRVDADVKSFLKAFGPAVIGSAGVQIALFADTIIASLLPRGAYASLYYAERLYQLPIGVIAIGVGTVLLPTMSRLIAAGDIHGADKAQNRAVALTLVMAAPFAAAFLAIPELIVSALFERGRFDAAASQAAGAVLFAYAIGLPAIVMIRSQVSAFQARGDTTTPMLVSLAAIAANVALKLLLWRDFGAPGLALATATGAWINVGALFVLALRRGWTKPDRQLPGLIVITLAGGVIAGLVARVLAPGVVAALAHVPFEPRLLALTAIGLVAASLYLMIVAGGLKAAGLFRLLR, from the coding sequence ATGTTCAGGAAGATCCTGTCCGTTGGCGGCTTCACGCTGCTCTCCCGCCTGAGCGGTTTCCTGCGCGACATCGCTCTTGCTGCCGTGCTCGGCGCGGGCGCGATGATGGATGCTTTTTCGGTCGCGTTGCGGCTGCCCAATCATTTCCGCGCGATCTTTGGCGAGGGCGCTTTCAACCAGGCCTATATCCCGGCTTATGCCCGCATCAGGCAGCAGACCGGAGACGCTGCGGCTGCGCTCTTCGCCAACCGCGTCTTCACGCTGAACCTGATCGTGCAGGTCGTGCTGCTCGCGCTCGCCCTGCCCTTGATGCCCGAGGTCGTGCGCCTGCTCGCGCCCGGCTTTGCCAACGATCCTCAGCGTTTCGAGCTTGCGGTCGCGCTGACGAGGATCACCTTCCCCTATCTGCTCTTCATCACGCTGGTGACACTGCTTGCCGCGAACCTGAACGCCGTCGACCGTTTTGCGGCCGCAGCGGCAGCGCCGGTCCTGCTCAACATCTGCCTGATCGCGGCACTGTTCATCGCCTTCCTGTTCCCGAGCGCAGCCTATGCCGCCGCCTGGGGGGTCGCCGTCGCGGGCCTTCTCGAGTGGCTGCTGCTGGTGCTTGCGGCCCGGCAGGCAGGTGTGTCGGCGGCGCTGACGCGCCCGCGCGTCGATGCCGATGTGAAGAGCTTTCTCAAGGCTTTCGGCCCAGCCGTCATCGGCTCTGCCGGTGTGCAGATCGCGCTCTTCGCCGACACGATCATCGCCTCCCTGCTGCCGCGCGGCGCCTATGCCTCGCTCTACTATGCCGAACGGCTCTACCAGCTGCCGATCGGCGTGATCGCAATCGGGGTGGGCACGGTGCTGCTGCCGACCATGAGCCGCCTGATTGCGGCCGGCGATATCCATGGCGCGGACAAGGCGCAGAACCGGGCCGTGGCGCTGACGCTGGTCATGGCCGCCCCCTTCGCCGCCGCCTTCCTCGCCATCCCGGAGCTGATCGTCTCGGCCCTGTTCGAACGCGGCCGTTTCGATGCAGCAGCAAGCCAGGCGGCGGGCGCAGTGCTGTTTGCCTATGCAATCGGGCTCCCGGCCATCGTGATGATCCGCTCGCAGGTCTCCGCCTTCCAGGCTCGCGGCGACACCACGACGCCAATGCTGGTTTCGCTTGCCGCCATCGCCGCCAATGTCGCACTCAAGCTGCTGCTCTGGCGCGATTTCGGCGCGCCCGGGCTTGCGCTGGCGACGGCAACCGGAGCGTGGATCAATGTCGGCGCCTTGTTTGTCCTGGCGCTGCGGCGCGGCTGGACGAAACCGGACCGGCAGCTTCCCGGGCTGATCGTCATCACCCTCGCAGGTGGCGTGATTGCCGGGCTGGTCGCCCGCGTGCTCGCGCCCGGCGTCGTGGCCGCTCTGGCGCATGTCCCGTTCGAGCCGCGTCTTCTGGCACTGACCGCGATCGGGCTGGTGGCCGCGAGCCTCTATCTCATGATCGTTGCCGGCGGGCTGAAGGCGGCAGGCCTGTTCCGGCTCCTGCGCTGA
- a CDS encoding glycosyltransferase family 2 protein — MSETSPAPSLAVQRSAPARPELSIVVPVHNEADNLPLLVERLKSVLTGAVSSWEMICVDDGSRDGSLSVLRLLNASDPRINAVSFSRNFGKEIAIAAGLDHASGDAVVIMDADLQHPPETILTFLAKWREGYLNIYGQRADRSGESRLKRGFAKAFYRVFASFGETELPEGAGDFRLLDRRVVDALRALPERARFSKGLYAWVGFPSTGVTFEVAERQHGVTKFSFRKLFSFAFDGLSSFSTVPLKVATWTGVIIALISTFSAMFFLLRTLLYGTDLPGFPSLIVSIMFFSGIQLISLGLIGEYVGRIFAEVKRRPLYLIGERVGFNARAVDHPRGDALPPLIR; from the coding sequence GTGTCGGAAACATCGCCCGCTCCCAGCCTCGCAGTGCAGCGCTCCGCGCCTGCCCGGCCGGAGCTTTCCATCGTCGTCCCCGTTCACAACGAGGCCGATAATCTGCCGCTTCTCGTCGAGCGCCTTAAATCCGTGCTGACAGGCGCGGTTTCGTCCTGGGAAATGATCTGCGTCGATGACGGCAGCCGCGACGGCTCGCTCTCCGTGCTGCGCCTGCTGAACGCCAGCGACCCGCGCATCAACGCCGTGTCGTTCAGCCGCAATTTCGGCAAGGAGATCGCCATCGCCGCCGGGCTGGACCATGCTTCGGGCGATGCGGTGGTGATCATGGACGCCGATCTGCAGCATCCGCCGGAAACCATCCTGACCTTCCTCGCCAAGTGGCGGGAAGGATATCTCAACATCTACGGCCAGCGCGCCGACCGCTCGGGCGAGAGCCGGCTGAAACGCGGCTTCGCCAAGGCCTTCTACCGGGTCTTCGCCAGTTTCGGCGAGACGGAGTTGCCGGAGGGCGCGGGCGATTTCCGCCTGCTCGACCGGCGTGTCGTGGATGCGTTGCGCGCCCTGCCGGAACGGGCACGATTTTCCAAGGGCCTCTATGCCTGGGTCGGCTTCCCCTCGACCGGCGTGACCTTCGAAGTCGCCGAACGCCAGCACGGCGTCACCAAGTTCAGCTTCCGCAAGCTGTTCAGCTTCGCCTTCGACGGGTTGTCCTCGTTTTCGACCGTGCCGCTCAAGGTCGCGACATGGACGGGCGTGATCATCGCCCTGATCTCGACCTTCAGCGCCATGTTCTTCCTGTTGCGGACACTGCTATACGGAACCGACCTGCCCGGCTTCCCGTCGCTGATCGTGTCGATCATGTTCTTCTCGGGCATCCAGCTGATTTCGCTCGGCCTAATCGGCGAGTATGTCGGACGCATCTTCGCGGAAGTGAAGCGCCGGCCGCTCTACCTGATCGGCGAGCGGGTCGGTTTCAACGCCCGCGCCGTCGATCATCCGCGCGGCGACGCATTGCCGCCATTGATCCGCTAA
- a CDS encoding superoxide dismutase translates to MTFTLPDLPYAHDALQPFMSRETLEYHHDKHHQAYVTNGNNAIKGTEFEGKSLEEIVKGSYGKNPAVFNNAGQHYNHLHFWKWMKPNGGGKLPGALEKAVVDSFGSVDKFKEDFVAAGVGQFGSGWAWLEVKGGKLAISKTPNGESPLVHGGTPILGVDVWEHSYYIDYRNRRPDYLKAFLESLVNWDYVAELYDGAKA, encoded by the coding sequence ATGACCTTTACCCTTCCCGACCTGCCCTACGCCCATGACGCGCTCCAGCCGTTCATGTCGCGGGAGACGCTGGAATATCACCACGACAAGCACCATCAAGCCTATGTCACCAACGGCAACAACGCGATCAAGGGCACCGAATTCGAGGGCAAGTCGCTCGAAGAGATCGTCAAGGGCTCCTACGGCAAGAACCCGGCTGTCTTCAACAATGCCGGCCAGCACTACAACCACCTCCATTTCTGGAAGTGGATGAAGCCCAATGGCGGCGGCAAGCTGCCGGGCGCGCTGGAGAAAGCCGTCGTCGATTCGTTCGGCTCCGTCGACAAGTTCAAGGAAGACTTCGTTGCGGCCGGCGTTGGCCAGTTCGGCTCCGGCTGGGCCTGGCTCGAGGTCAAGGGCGGCAAGCTCGCGATCAGCAAGACCCCGAATGGCGAGAGCCCGCTGGTTCATGGCGGCACGCCGATCCTTGGCGTCGATGTCTGGGAGCACTCCTACTACATCGACTATCGCAACCGCCGTCCCGACTACCTCAAGGCCTTCCTCGAGAGCCTGGTGAACTGGGACTACGTTGCCGAACTCTACGACGGCGCGAAGGCCTGA
- a CDS encoding AzlD family protein: MTLPDLAGWGAWAAIAAMAIATYLCRISGVVLMGFIPLTPHVRRGLAALPGSIVVATVLPLVERLGLAAALALLAAIGSMVLRRSELLALVVGMVVVSLARAFGL; encoded by the coding sequence ATGACGCTGCCTGATCTCGCCGGCTGGGGAGCCTGGGCAGCGATCGCCGCCATGGCGATCGCCACCTATCTCTGTCGCATCTCCGGCGTGGTATTGATGGGTTTCATCCCTCTCACGCCGCATGTCCGGCGCGGGCTGGCCGCCTTGCCGGGGTCGATCGTCGTCGCAACCGTGCTGCCATTGGTCGAGCGTCTCGGGCTTGCCGCGGCCCTGGCGCTGCTGGCCGCAATCGGCAGCATGGTGTTGCGTCGAAGCGAGCTTCTGGCGCTCGTCGTCGGCATGGTGGTCGTTTCGCTCGCCCGCGCCTTCGGCTTGTGA
- a CDS encoding TerC family protein: MDFSSSQFWISLLQIIWIDLLLSGDNAVVIALAVRSLPENQRKVGIWLGAGAAVGLRIAFALVVTYLLAVPYLKVIGGLLLFWIAVKLAKGEEEAHADIKAADNLWKAVRTIAIADAVMSLDNVIAIAGAAKGHPELFIFGLLLSIPLIIMGAQLLTSIIERFPILIWIGAALLGWIAAEMILGDIAVLQWLQVNMPTWVKAVSTDVNPLGVGPANLPHYVSAALGAALVCAIGYVLKRKPVNQPG; this comes from the coding sequence ATGGATTTTTCGTCGAGCCAATTCTGGATCTCGCTGCTGCAGATCATCTGGATCGATCTGCTCCTGTCCGGCGACAACGCGGTGGTGATCGCGCTTGCCGTCCGCTCCCTTCCGGAGAACCAGCGCAAGGTCGGCATCTGGCTCGGCGCGGGTGCGGCGGTCGGCCTGCGCATCGCCTTCGCCCTGGTGGTCACCTATCTGCTGGCCGTGCCCTATCTGAAGGTCATCGGCGGCCTCTTGCTGTTCTGGATCGCGGTCAAGCTCGCCAAGGGTGAAGAGGAAGCGCATGCCGACATCAAGGCAGCGGACAATCTCTGGAAGGCGGTGCGCACCATCGCCATTGCCGACGCCGTGATGAGCCTCGACAATGTCATCGCGATCGCCGGCGCCGCCAAGGGCCACCCTGAGCTCTTCATCTTCGGCTTGCTGCTCTCGATCCCGCTGATCATCATGGGTGCCCAGCTCCTGACCTCGATCATCGAGCGTTTCCCGATCCTGATCTGGATTGGCGCGGCGCTGCTCGGCTGGATCGCAGCAGAGATGATTCTCGGTGATATCGCCGTGCTGCAATGGCTGCAGGTGAATATGCCGACCTGGGTCAAGGCGGTCTCGACGGACGTCAACCCGCTCGGCGTCGGGCCTGCGAACCTGCCCCATTATGTCAGCGCGGCTCTCGGCGCGGCGCTCGTCTGCGCCATCGGCTACGTCCTGAAGCGCAAGCCGGTAAACCAGCCGGGCTAA